The segment TTTATCGCCTAGCTTGGTTAATAAACCATCGGCAATTGTTTTAATATAAGGAGCAGTTTCTATCTTGCCGCTTTTTAATGACAGCACTGCATCGGCTGCACCTTCGGGTTCACCTGCATACACTTTTGTTTCCGGCGAAAAATAATGAGCGCTTAACAGTGTTCCGCTTAATAATCCGCCACCACCGACAGGTGCTAATAAAAAATCAAGTGAAGGAATTTCTTCGAGTAGTTCTTTGGCGCATGTTGCCTGCCCGGTAATTACACGGTCATCATTGTAAGGATGGATGAATTCTGCACCGGTTCTGTCAACAATGGCCTGCAATGTTTCTTCACGTGCCTGTTGATTGTTTTCGCAGAAAGTCACTTCAGCACCATAACCTTTTACCGCATTCACTTTTACACTGGGCGAATTATTGGGCATTACAATATATGCCTTGGTGCCCAACTGTCGTGCAGCATAAGCAATAGCCTGAGCATGATTACCCGATGAATGAGTAGCAATGCCGTTTACTGCTTTTTCCTTTGATAAACTGAGTGCAGCATTCATGCCGCCTCTTATTTTAAAAGCACCGATCTTTTGAAAATTCTCACACTTGAAAAATAATTCTGCGCCTGCAAGTTCATTAATGGTGTTGCAGGTAAGTACAGCTGTTTTGTGAATGAACGGTTTGATGCGTTCGTGTGCTTGTTCAATTTGTTCTTTGGAAATACTCATGATAATTATTCTGCTGTTGCTGCAATACAATCTATTTCAATACCACAACCATAGTTCAGTTGGTTGCAGGGCACAACAATACGTGCAGGTTTATGTTCGCCCATGATCTCAGCAAAAACCTGGTTGAATTTTGGCCAGTTGCTGATGTCGGCAATAAATACATTTACTTTCAGGATGTGATGTAAACTGCTGCCGCTTGCTTTCAGAATTGTTTCGATATTCTTCATGCACTGCCGCACTTCATCTTCAATGCTTCCAATTTGCGGTTCGCCTTTTTCATTGATCGCTAATTGTCCGCTTACATACACAGTGCCATTATGCACAATAGCAGGAGAGTAGTAGCCCTTTGGTGTGGGCATTGATTCGGGATAAATCTTTTTCATCTGATGTTATATTATTTTGTGACGATCCATTTAATACAAACAGGTTTCGATACTTTGATACGCTTCTTGGTATCTTCAAGCAACCCCGTTTGCTTATCAATTTTAAAGATCACAATCTCGTTAGTATCCCGGTTGGCAACCAATAAAAAATTTCCTGTGGGATCGAAATTAAAATTTCGTGGATGGATGCCAAGCGATGGTTGAAAACCTACAGGTTGTATCATGCCATTATCCTGATCGATCCTGAAAATGGCAATGGAGTTTGCATCGCCACGGTTACTGGCATAAAGAAAATTTCCGTCAGGCGATACGTGAATATCAGCAGAACCGAAAGCTCCCTGGTAACTGATGGGATGTGATGATGTGTTTTGTACAAGCGTCAACTTCCCTTCATTATATTTAAAGACACTGATGGTGCCGGTTAATTCTTCAATGAGATAAGCAAAGCCGAGTTTTGGATGAAAGTCAATATGGCGTGGGCCGGCACCTGCATTTACTTCAGCAAAAGGTTCATCTGCCGGTTGTAATGCTCCGCTTCCTTGCGCTACTTTGTAGATCATTACTTTGTCGCTGCCAAGATCGGGTACAAAAAGAAAACGATAATCAGGTGAAAAAACAGTTGCATGCACATGTGATTTCTCCTGCCTGCTGCGGTTGACGCTGCTGCCTTTTAACTGGATGATTTGTTTTGGCTGATTTACCTGTCCGTCTTGGCGTA is part of the Lacibacter sediminis genome and harbors:
- a CDS encoding pyridoxal-phosphate dependent enzyme, giving the protein MSISKEQIEQAHERIKPFIHKTAVLTCNTINELAGAELFFKCENFQKIGAFKIRGGMNAALSLSKEKAVNGIATHSSGNHAQAIAYAARQLGTKAYIVMPNNSPSVKVNAVKGYGAEVTFCENNQQAREETLQAIVDRTGAEFIHPYNDDRVITGQATCAKELLEEIPSLDFLLAPVGGGGLLSGTLLSAHYFSPETKVYAGEPEGAADAVLSLKSGKIETAPYIKTIADGLLTKLGDKTFPIIQQYVADILTVSDEEIISTLRLVYERMKIIVEPSCVVPLAALLKNKELFAGKRAGIILSGGNVDLKKFCEWFS
- a CDS encoding lactonase family protein, producing the protein MYKLLLPLCLLITSFVTAQQYHLVVGTFTDAGSDGIYTYKFNAQTGDAVPAGSAKTPNPSYLVVSPDNKYVYAANHDEKGMVSAFQFNKLDGSLKFLNQVTSAGAHPCYISINKKGNILVAGNYASGNLSVMEVRQDGQVNQPKQIIQLKGSSVNRSRQEKSHVHATVFSPDYRFLFVPDLGSDKVMIYKVAQGSGALQPADEPFAEVNAGAGPRHIDFHPKLGFAYLIEELTGTISVFKYNEGKLTLVQNTSSHPISYQGAFGSADIHVSPDGNFLYASNRGDANSIAIFRIDQDNGMIQPVGFQPSLGIHPRNFNFDPTGNFLLVANRDTNEIVIFKIDKQTGLLEDTKKRIKVSKPVCIKWIVTK
- a CDS encoding RidA family protein, with the translated sequence MKKIYPESMPTPKGYYSPAIVHNGTVYVSGQLAINEKGEPQIGSIEDEVRQCMKNIETILKASGSSLHHILKVNVFIADISNWPKFNQVFAEIMGEHKPARIVVPCNQLNYGCGIEIDCIAATAE